A region from the Geobacillus vulcani PSS1 genome encodes:
- a CDS encoding NUDIX domain-containing protein: protein MDNKRGNVWIAAAGLVINEHGEWLVVKKKYSGLKGKWSLPAGFVQPGEMLDEAAVREVKEETGIDAEPVALLGLRTGVIAGEISDNMAIFLLRPLSRDIVVQTDELYAAAFLSKTALQNDPDTSGLLRYLLALEPPVSLSLHDGLNPGDPFGYTKYRLYFESSKLKE from the coding sequence ATGGACAACAAACGAGGAAACGTTTGGATTGCGGCGGCGGGACTGGTCATCAATGAACATGGCGAGTGGCTTGTCGTCAAGAAAAAATACAGCGGGCTAAAAGGCAAATGGTCGCTGCCAGCCGGGTTCGTCCAGCCGGGGGAAATGCTTGATGAAGCGGCCGTTCGGGAAGTGAAGGAGGAAACGGGGATCGATGCCGAACCAGTCGCGCTTCTTGGCTTGCGCACCGGCGTCATCGCTGGGGAGATCAGCGACAATATGGCGATTTTCCTGTTGCGCCCGCTTTCGCGCGATATCGTCGTGCAGACGGATGAGCTCTATGCCGCCGCATTTTTAAGCAAAACGGCGCTCCAGAATGACCCGGACACATCAGGCTTGCTTCGCTATTTGTTGGCGCTCGAGCCGCCTGTTTCCCTTTCCCTGCATGACGGACTCAATCCCGGCGATCCGTTTGGCTATACAAAATACCGCCTTTACTTTGAATCATCGAAATTGAAAGAATAG
- a CDS encoding NAD(P)/FAD-dependent oxidoreductase, with translation MIQVKKPNVVILGAGYGGLMTTVRLQKLIGVNEANITLVNKNDYHYETTWLHEASAGTLHHDRVRYPIRDVIDRNKVKFIQDTVTKIIPNEKKVLLENGELTYDYLVIALGFESETFGIKGLKEYAFSIANVDAARQIREHIEYQFATYSAEEEKKEERLTIVVGGAGFTGIEFLGELANRMPELCREYDIDPHKVRIICVEAAPTALPGFDPELVEYAVSQLERKGVEFRIGTAIKECTPNGIIVAKGDDVEEIKAGTVIWAAGVRGSRVIEESGFEAARARIKVDPYLRVPGYEDIFVVGDCSLVIDEETNRPYPPTAQIAMQEGQLCAKNLAVLIRGQGELEPFKPDIKGTVCSLGHDDAIGVVFGKKLWGTKASFMKKVIDNRALYLIGGSSLVMKKGKFKFF, from the coding sequence GTGATTCAAGTGAAAAAACCAAATGTTGTTATTTTAGGCGCTGGCTATGGCGGGTTGATGACGACTGTCCGCCTGCAAAAGCTCATCGGCGTGAACGAAGCGAACATTACGCTTGTAAACAAGAACGATTACCATTATGAGACGACATGGCTTCACGAGGCGTCGGCCGGGACGCTGCACCATGACCGCGTCCGCTATCCGATCCGCGATGTCATCGACCGAAACAAAGTGAAGTTCATCCAAGATACGGTGACGAAAATCATTCCAAACGAAAAGAAAGTACTGCTTGAAAACGGCGAGCTGACATACGATTACCTTGTCATCGCCCTTGGGTTTGAGTCAGAGACGTTCGGCATCAAAGGGTTGAAGGAATACGCGTTTTCGATCGCGAACGTCGACGCGGCGCGGCAAATCCGCGAGCATATCGAGTATCAATTTGCCACATACAGTGCGGAAGAGGAAAAGAAAGAGGAGCGGCTGACGATCGTCGTCGGTGGGGCGGGGTTTACCGGCATTGAATTTTTAGGCGAGCTCGCCAACCGGATGCCGGAGCTGTGCCGGGAGTATGACATCGACCCGCACAAAGTGCGCATCATTTGTGTGGAGGCGGCGCCGACGGCGTTGCCGGGCTTTGATCCGGAGCTCGTCGAGTACGCGGTCAGCCAGCTTGAGCGCAAAGGAGTCGAGTTTCGAATCGGTACGGCGATTAAGGAATGCACGCCGAATGGCATCATTGTCGCCAAAGGGGATGATGTCGAGGAAATTAAAGCCGGCACCGTCATTTGGGCCGCTGGCGTGCGCGGCAGCCGCGTCATTGAGGAGTCTGGATTTGAAGCGGCGCGGGCGCGCATTAAAGTGGATCCGTACTTGCGTGTCCCGGGTTATGAAGACATTTTCGTCGTCGGCGACTGTTCACTCGTGATTGATGAAGAAACGAACCGCCCGTATCCGCCGACGGCGCAAATCGCTATGCAAGAAGGCCAGCTGTGCGCGAAAAACTTGGCGGTGCTCATCCGTGGGCAAGGGGAGCTGGAGCCGTTTAAGCCGGATATTAAAGGAACGGTTTGCTCGCTCGGCCATGATGATGCCATCGGTGTCGTGTTCGGTAAAAAGCTGTGGGGCACCAAAGCGAGCTTCATGAAAAAAGTGATTGACAACCGCGCCCTGTATTTGATCGGCGGTTCGTCGCTTGTGATGAAAAAAGGAAAATTTAAATTTTTCTAA